A stretch of DNA from Chitinispirillum alkaliphilum:
ACCACAATGATAAATGTTTGAAACAACAGTAAGACATTGAATTTTAATAGATTCACAACCTTTTTCAAGATATTAACATAGGTTGATGAGGGTTGTGGATAACCTGTGAACAAATTGTAGTACAAAGGGGTTTCTGTGGGAAAGATCATCGCAGTTTGTAACCAAAAAGGTGGTGTGGGAAAAACCACCACTTCCATTAATCTGGCAGCATGTCTTTCTGCTGCAGAGCGTAAAACCCTGATCATCGATATGGATCCACAGTCTAATGCTTCAACAGGATTGGGAATTGAGAAAAACGAATTAGACTATTCCATGTATGATGTAATTACAAACAGGGAACATAATGGAAAAACTATCGGTATAGCAGATGTAAGGGTAAGTTGCCCTTATATGGATTATCTCGATATTGCACCCGCAAGTCCAGATCTGGCGGGTGCAGAAGTAGAACTCGTTAACTCGATGGCTCGGGAAAAGAGACTTTTATCTGCTATAAATGCGGTAAAAGAGGAGTACAGTTATGTGATTATCGATTCACCACCATCTTTAGGCATGTTAACAGTGAATGTTCTGACAGCGGCAG
This window harbors:
- a CDS encoding Chromosome (plasmid) partitioning protein ParA, whose protein sequence is MGKIIAVCNQKGGVGKTTTSINLAACLSAAERKTLIIDMDPQSNASTGLGIEKNELDYSMYDVITNREHNGKTIGIADVRVSCPYMDYLDIAPASPDLAGAEVELVNSMAREKRLLSAINAVKEEYSYVIIDSPPSLGMLTVNVLTAADSVLIPIQCEYYALEGLAELLNTVHLVQKNLNSKLVIEGALLTMYDGRLNLSRQVAEDVRSCFSGRVFEVVISRNVKLSEAPSFAKPIILYDIMSAGAENYLNLAKEIMQNE